In Agelaius phoeniceus isolate bAgePho1 chromosome 16, bAgePho1.hap1, whole genome shotgun sequence, the DNA window ggcccACTGTGAGGAGTTTGGATGGCAGAGAAGCAAAGCACAAAcctcagctcagctcccagcccagcccacctgccccTGGGATGTTCCTTCTTTGTGCTCAGCCCTCCCAGAGCATCACAagaccagccctgagcagagctgtgctgcagagcccacTCACCCAGAAAGGGCACCCCAGCATGCTTGGCCAGCTCCTCGCCTCCCCCTTTGGAGAAGATGTTTGTGCATTCctgagggaggaagaggagtgaGTTAGGAAGGCCAGAGCCCTGTGtgacagggcaggagctgccagccctgagcagggccagctcctctctaccctgcagccccaggcattccctgtgccctgcccctctcctcagcacagcagagcccaaagctggcTCACAGCATCACGCTCGTGGCATTTCCCAATTCtccaccccagcaccccaaggaagggcccagagcagccccaaggCTGCACAGTAAGGTCAGGAGAGCTCACAGAGCAGTGGGGGCACACGAAGCCGCTCATGTTCTCCACGATGCCGAGGATGTGCAGCCCTGCCTTCCTGCAGAACGTCAGCTCCCGCCTCACATCCCCCACGGACACAGCCTGGGGGAACAGCAGCAGTTGGGGATCCCTCTGGCCACCCTGACTGTGCCTCCAGAGCACATGTGTACAACAGGCATCCACAGACAGCCCTGTGCAAAGCTGGGGTGCATTTTCCCCTCTGCCAGGAATTCCAGCCCCGTGTCCCACCTGAGGGGTTGTGACCAGGACTGCCCCGAGCAGCTGGTGGGGCCTCAAGGCCTCCACGGTGGAGATGTGCTCGTCAGACGTGCCCGGTGGCGTGTCCACGATGAGGAAGTCCAGCTCCCCCCAGGCCACGTCGGTGACAAACTGTTTGATCAAAGCTGTGGAAATAAAAGGgacagataaaaaaccccaaaccacaacTGGCTTCAGCAGGCGGCTTGGGAGCCgtgggacagggagaggggacaagGCTGTCTGTCAGCAAAacatgtgctgcagctgcactgtccccATCTGAGCGACTTCAAGCCATCCTTGTGGAACAGGAGCTTCATTCCCCCAAGGAATACCCTCTGCAGGAGGGCTCACAGGAGGTTCTCCCAGCAGCAAGCCCCAGTGTTACCGTTTTTCTTGGGTCCCCTCCACACCACGGCGTCGTCGGGCCGCTCCAGCAGGAAGCCGATGGACATGAGGGCGATGGCCTTGTCCTGGCCCACGAAGACGGGGACCCAGCCGCTGTCACACTGGTGCACAGCACTGTCCTGCACCCTCAGCATGCGTGGGATGCTGGGGCCACACAGGTCCACGTCCAGGATCCccacctggggacaggcacagcccttCAGGGGGGCTCAGAGCCCCCGGCCACCCCGCTTCCACAACAGCCGCATTTGGAACACAAATGCTTTAAATTTCATATCCCTCCTGACCTCCTGCTCCCCAAGGAGCATCCCCTGGGTGTTTCTAAGTGCTTTATACCAGAACCCAAGTGGCACAGGCTGCACAGAGCCTTTAAAAAGGTCCTCAGGGAATTCAGTCTGTCTCCTGCCcacacatttcctttttttccccattttaagAGTCCTTGAGCTCACCCACTTCACCCCACAGAGGGAGTGATGGTGACACCACAAAGCAGCCAATTTATGTCCCAGTGCCAATTTCAACACTAAATATTGGGTGGTTTAATAAAATAGACAAAAGAGAAATGAACTGCATTACCTGAACTGGATCACACTATCACAAATTGCATTTTCACAGAGAATCCACACACTGCCCACCAAGGACACCCACATGGAAAGGGTGGGCATaatccagcccagctgagggcaggaaaggacaaggcagagctcagcacccCAAGGGCTCACTCA includes these proteins:
- the NUBP2 gene encoding cytosolic Fe-S cluster assembly factor NUBP2 isoform X2, with the protein product MRGGNMEETAGERANLAGVRHIVLVLSGKGGVGKSTLSTELALALRHAGKRVGILDVDLCGPSIPRMLRVQDSAVHQCDSGWVPVFVGQDKAIALMSIGFLLERPDDAVVWRGPKKNALIKQFVTDVAWGELDFLIVDTPPGTSDEHISTVEALRPHQLLGAVLVTTPQECTNIFSKGGGEELAKHAGVPFLGCVPLDPQLSQSLEEGRDFIQEFPKSSAFPALTHIAQQILDTSQRSS
- the NUBP2 gene encoding cytosolic Fe-S cluster assembly factor NUBP2 isoform X1, which encodes MRGGNMEETAGERANLAGVRHIVLVLSGKGGVGKSTLSTELALALRHAGKRVGILDVDLCGPSIPRMLRVQDSAVHQCDSGWVPVFVGQDKAIALMSIGFLLERPDDAVVWRGPKKNALIKQFVTDVAWGELDFLIVDTPPGTSDEHISTVEALRPHQLLGAVLVTTPQAVSVGDVRRELTFCRKAGLHILGIVENMSGFVCPHCSECTNIFSKGGGEELAKHAGVPFLGCVPLDPQLSQSLEEGRDFIQEFPKSSAFPALTHIAQQILDTSQRSS